The following are encoded together in the Trachemys scripta elegans isolate TJP31775 chromosome 7, CAS_Tse_1.0, whole genome shotgun sequence genome:
- the LOC117881043 gene encoding cytoskeleton-associated protein 2-like, with translation MPLKAMAGAGSWWEDPSTPVRVGEPRERPACLRKHLRSQKEKQSIAERLGLGFTLVPRKSPLGYYLGRLVPSKTCSFRRNLPAEASLGVAWQPVVHSPNTITSRRASAGAWLASATLKTGRAMDHTQLRGSRILLPPTKPALGRVRPIPSPRAVMPFEPPRPAAWEPKPTSRHKLAVVKPAVNARRAQLAEWQAAKGKVLKRPPCVMIPAPPKRCLSKEPPVLSSWTTITDEEETRSEPDQASLAVLEQPSQAGEGARREEAVVPWDPATQGPQDSVEYWVHLQQPAGAAGHASPAGKGPQHLADEQCGSARAVDNGKRLLYASTLQISVWKRLPKLPRSAPHHSSLAAE, from the exons ATGCCACTTAAGGCCATGGCTGGTGCTGGCAGCTGGTGGGAAGATCCCAGCACCCCGGTCAGAGTTGGCGAGCCGAGGGAGAGGCCGGCGTGTCTCAGGAAGCACTTGAGGAGCCAGAAGGAGAAGCAGAGCATTGCTGAGCGGCTGGGCCTCGGCTTCACCTTGGTGCCCAGGAAATCTCCCCTGGGCTATTACCTGGGCAGGCTTGTGCCCTCCAAGACCTGCTCCTTCCGCCGGAACCTGCCTGCGGAGGCCAGCCTGGGTGTTGCCTGGCAGCCTGTGGTGCACTCTCCCAACACCATCACCTCCCGCAGGGCTTCTGCAGGGGCCTGGCTGGCTAGCGCTACCCTGAAAACAGGCCGTGCCATGGACCACACCCAGCTCAGGGGCAGCAGGATCCTGCTGCCTCCAACCAAGCCAGCTCTTGGTAGAGTGAGACCCATCCCCTCGCCCAGAGCAGTGATGCCATTTGAGCCTCCCCGTCCTGCGGCCTGGGAGCCCAAACCCACCAGCAGGCACAAACTTGCTGTGGTCAAACCAGCTGTCAATGCCAGGAG GGCTCAGCTGGCAGAATGGCAAGCTGCCAAGGGCAAGGTGCTGAAGAGACCCCCATGTGTAATGATCCCTGCTCCGCCCAAGAGATGCTTGTCCAAGGAGCCCCCTGTCCTGTCCTCCTGGACCACCATAACGGATGAAGAGGAGACGAGATCTGAGCCAGACCAAGCCAGCCTGGCAGTTCTGGAGCAGCCCAGCCAAGCTGGCGAG GGCGCCCGCAGGGAGGAGGCGGTAGTTCCATGGGACCCAGCGACTCAGGGGCCCCAGGACTCAGTGGAGTACTGGGTCCATCTCCAACAGCCTGCAGGGGCTGCTGGGCACGCCAGCCCTGCTGGCAAGGGGCCTCAG CATCTAGCAGATGAGCAGTGTGGATCAGCGAGGGCTGTGGACAATGGCAAGAGACTCCTGTATGCATCTA CGCTGCAGATCAGTGTGTGGAAGAGACTACCCAAGCTGCCACGCTCTGCCCCTCACCACTCTTCTCTGGCTGCAGAGTGA